CGGCAAAGAGCTTTCGCGCGGCCTGCTCGATGGCCTGCCGGGTCTGGCGGCCCTTGGAGGTGAGCGCGCCGGCGCGCATCAGTTCCGGATCCGGTCGCCGGCGCGCAGCAGATAACCCGGCAAGTCATGGCCGACAACCGATTTCGCAACCTCAGCCGCTGCGATGGCAGCCGGTAAGTCGACGTCGACCTCGAAACCGCTGTCGACCAGGAGATACACCAGATCCTCGGTGGCGATATTGCCGGTGGCCCCCGGGGCAAACGGGCAGCCACCGAGTCCGCCGACCGAGGCATCCAGCCTGGTAACACCCGAGCACACCGCCGCATAGGCACTGGCCAGCCCCGCGCCCCGGGTGTTGTGGAAGTGACCACCCAGCGGAATGTCGCCGATCACCGGACGTAGTTGTGCGATCAGCGAACTCACCCGGCCCGGGGTGGTGGTGCCGATGGTGTCGGCGATCGAGAACCGGTCCACACCCAGGTCGCGGGCTACGGCGGCGATGTCGAGGACCCGCTGCGGCGGGGTGGGCCCGTCGAACGGACAATCCCATGCAGTGGCGACGATGACCTCGACGGTAACCTCGCTGCTCCGGGCGATGGCGAGGATCTCGCCGATTTGGCCGGTCGCCTCGGCGCTGCTGCGACCGACGTTGGCCTCGCTGAACGAGTCGCTGGCCGCCACCACGTACTCGATGGCGCGCAGGCCGGCCGCGATCGCCCGCTTGGCGCCGTTGGGGCTGGCCACCAGTGCGGAGAACTCGATGTCGGGGTAGTTGGGTAATTCGGCCGCGAGTTCGGCGGCATCGGCCATCGCCGGAACCTTGGATGGCGACACGAACGCCGTTGCCTCCACCTCCCGCACTCCTGTGGCGGCCACCGCGGCCAGCAACTCCAGCTTGGCCGACAACGGGATCGGCTTCTCGATCTGCAGTCCGTCGCGCAGCGACACCTCACGAACGGTTACCCGGGAATTCATAACACTCCTTCGGCACGCAACTCATCGAGGTCCTGAGCGCTCTTGCCCAGCAGGCCGATATAGACGTCGTCGTTGTGCCGACCGGGGCGCGCGGGACCGGCGGTGCGCACGCGCCCCGGTGATTCGGAGAGCACCGGCACGATCCCCGGTCCCAATACGGATCGTTCGACCCTTTCATCGAAGTGTTCGACCAGCATGCCGCGCGCCCGCAGCTGTGGATCGTCGACCACCTCCGCGACGGTATTGATCGGTCCGGCGATCACTCCTGAGGCGGAAAGTGTTTCGATGATCTCGCCGGGCCGCCGCCCGGCGGCCCAGGAGCCGATGATCCTGTCGAGCTCGTCCTGGTTGCGCCCGCGCGCCGCGTGCGTGGCGAATCGGTCATCGGCGACCAGTTCCGGACGTCCCATAGCCTTGCACAGCCGGGCGAACACGGTGTCCTGGTTCGCGGCGATCACCACCCAAGAGCCGTCGGCGCTGCGGTAGATGTTCGACGGCGCAATGCCTTCCAGCCTGGTTCCGGACGGTCCGCGCACCACGCCGCCGACGTCGTAGTCCGGAATCGTGGATTCCTGTACCGCCAAACATGATTCGGTGAGGGCGACATCGACCACTTGGCCCTTGCCGGTGACGCCGCGGCGATACAGGGCGGCCAGCGCGCCCTGGGCGCCGAACATGCCGGCCAGGGTGTCGCCCAGCGAGAGCGCGAGCCGGGGCGGTGGTCCGCCGGGGAAGCCGTTGAGATGGCGCAGCCCGCTGGCGGCCTCGGCCACCGAGGCGTAACCCGCTTTGTGTGCGTCGGGCCCGGTTTGTCCGTAGCCCGACACCCGGACCAGGATGATGCCCGGGTTACGTTGGCTCAGCACGTCGTATCCCAGGTTCCACTTCTCCAGCGTGCCCGGGCGGAAGTTCTCGACGACGATGTCGGATTTTTCGACCAGCTCGAGAAAGAGCTCCCGGCCGCGCGGGCGTCGCAGGTCGAGGGTGATGGCCCGCTTGTTGCGGGCATGCACGGTCC
The nucleotide sequence above comes from Mycobacterium pseudokansasii. Encoded proteins:
- a CDS encoding hydroxymethylglutaryl-CoA lyase, with product MNSRVTVREVSLRDGLQIEKPIPLSAKLELLAAVAATGVREVEATAFVSPSKVPAMADAAELAAELPNYPDIEFSALVASPNGAKRAIAAGLRAIEYVVAASDSFSEANVGRSSAEATGQIGEILAIARSSEVTVEVIVATAWDCPFDGPTPPQRVLDIAAVARDLGVDRFSIADTIGTTTPGRVSSLIAQLRPVIGDIPLGGHFHNTRGAGLASAYAAVCSGVTRLDASVGGLGGCPFAPGATGNIATEDLVYLLVDSGFEVDVDLPAAIAAAEVAKSVVGHDLPGYLLRAGDRIRN
- a CDS encoding CaiB/BaiF CoA transferase family protein, coding for MTEPAGSAAPGESTPTGPLDGIRVLELGTLIAGPFAGRLLGDMGADVIKVEPPGAPDPLRTWGQAELNGHRVFWTVHARNKRAITLDLRRPRGRELFLELVEKSDIVVENFRPGTLEKWNLGYDVLSQRNPGIILVRVSGYGQTGPDAHKAGYASVAEAASGLRHLNGFPGGPPPRLALSLGDTLAGMFGAQGALAALYRRGVTGKGQVVDVALTESCLAVQESTIPDYDVGGVVRGPSGTRLEGIAPSNIYRSADGSWVVIAANQDTVFARLCKAMGRPELVADDRFATHAARGRNQDELDRIIGSWAAGRRPGEIIETLSASGVIAGPINTVAEVVDDPQLRARGMLVEHFDERVERSVLGPGIVPVLSESPGRVRTAGPARPGRHNDDVYIGLLGKSAQDLDELRAEGVL